In Thermodesulfovibrionales bacterium, a genomic segment contains:
- a CDS encoding site-2 protease family protein — protein sequence MKKFPYLHMLLFILTFISTMVAGALLQKGIDILKEPLRVFEGLPFSLTLMTILLSHELSHYFASRRHHTKATLPYFIPAPSFIGTFGAFIKMKSPIVTRKALIDIGASGPIAGFVLSVIAAIIGLNYSTVVPLTETKEAVLGLGDSLLFSLISRAVLGVPPETHEILLHPVAFAGWIGLFVTSLNLIPIGQLDGGHIAYAFLGERQRLLSVTLVVTLLLVGFFFWEGWLIWGAIMLVLGLKHPPVIYWEVPLDHRRRLIGVLTLIIFVITFMPSPFKLAD from the coding sequence ATGAAAAAATTTCCCTACCTTCACATGCTCCTTTTCATTCTGACCTTCATCTCGACGATGGTGGCAGGTGCACTTCTTCAGAAGGGGATCGATATCCTGAAAGAACCCTTGCGGGTATTCGAGGGACTCCCTTTTTCTCTGACCCTCATGACCATTCTCCTCAGTCATGAACTCTCCCACTACTTCGCCTCGAGGAGACACCATACGAAGGCCACGCTGCCCTATTTTATTCCTGCCCCTTCATTCATAGGAACCTTCGGCGCTTTTATCAAGATGAAGTCTCCGATCGTTACAAGAAAGGCGTTGATAGACATAGGCGCTTCAGGCCCGATTGCCGGCTTTGTCCTCTCCGTCATTGCCGCAATCATCGGACTGAACTACTCTACGGTGGTCCCTCTCACAGAAACGAAAGAGGCTGTTCTCGGTCTCGGAGACTCTCTGCTCTTTTCTCTCATTTCGCGTGCTGTGCTCGGCGTTCCTCCGGAGACCCATGAGATACTCCTCCATCCTGTCGCCTTTGCTGGCTGGATCGGTCTCTTCGTTACCTCACTCAATCTCATTCCTATAGGTCAGCTCGACGGAGGGCATATAGCGTATGCCTTTCTTGGCGAAAGGCAGAGGCTTCTGTCAGTAACGCTCGTTGTGACCCTTCTCCTCGTCGGATTCTTTTTCTGGGAGGGATGGCTTATCTGGGGGGCTATTATGCTCGTCCTCGGATTGAAACACCCTCCGGTGATTTACTGGGAGGTCCCCCTGGACCACAGGAGGAGGCTGATCGGCGTTCTCACACTGATCATCTTCGTCATCACCTTCATGCCCTCTCCCTTCAAACTCGCGGATTGA
- a CDS encoding DUF4082 domain-containing protein, with the protein MKRGKEEMGGSVLYSNLCPATSARAKTAIPGKKEALTGPTMRGRKIWRRFLSLNTARRLTFSSLVSYCGVALFKAVFLRMAEAILLALFISGIMNADVSATSIQYVSTLGESGISGSDNSHFNLPSGVAVDNSGNLYVADTYNWRIQKFNSAGVYVSTLGFFNDPLGVAVDNSGNLYVADTINDRIEKFNSTGVYLSTLGISGSDDSHFNLPSGVAVDNSGNLYVADTWNQRIQKFNSVGAYLGTLGVTGAAGYDNCHFYYPSGVAVDNSGNLYVADTFNHRIQKFDGAFGILKTGTPPIIDGDLSEYQDANTMALSFPTGGNTATVRALWDDQALYLAYEVTDTQLNASVTTRDGGVWNDDSVEWFIDTLGDGGGSGNPNVPYMLPDDYHGIVNILNTQYDSRGTASGTPTSSWNGTWQSAVKVYGTINNNTDTDTKYTVEIRIPWTSIGLSNAPAADSALRMSFAVNDKNADSYTSVMWPNITTGAFENASLWQTVKLSSVLASGGITGRVTDANGIGIQDVYVDIYDGVSTYYGAWTDANGYYSAVLPNGSYIVRFDKLGYLTEWYNDKADQSSADLITVTAPYATTGIDAVLRRLGSISGRVTNADGLGIPVQISAYNGTAWYSTKADEQGYYTILGIPTGSYKVFFQEGHGFNPYTPPPQYKYKGQWYNNKTNFPDADLVTVTEPYDKGGINAVLESLTKTSAATLFVAPQGSCGGNTPCFSSIQTALDSIDWSVSGSRTIKVAQGIYYEYIQLGGIGATLEGGWDSTFTSRSQDPSLTIIDGLKDTVFDIFDVTVSVSGFTIRNGSIGILCNNAGLSLTNSIITGHTNYGIVISSFFEPAIGPKTALGTLTNSVIYGNGVGIYVTSYRGGDSYTGVTLVNNTIVKNSSNGVETLGWFDEHGHYGLREGLEMTAVNSIIWGNSAHNLFINDVCQPWSTCPPSITISYSDIGDITGATYTDSGGNISADPLFVNAAAGDFRLTAGSPCIDTGTNDGAPTSDIMGYPRPSDGNGDGMAITDMGAYEYPTILPFTITTAPSGILITVDGTTYTAPKTFYWPEGSNHALSVTSPKDGGPGTQYAFSSWSDNGPQTHTIITPASAMTYTANFTTQYELTTSVSPSGAGSISPSSGFYDSSAALSLSAASNTGYVFSSWSGDCSGTSNSTMVTMTAPKTCTATFTLRTSTYSIWSNTVTPTYTSVNDLNAVEVGVKFRSDTNGYITGIRFYKGAGNTGTHIGNLWTSTGTLLGSVTFTNETTSGWQQATLTNPVAITANMTYVASYHTNTGHYAWDGTSFATSSVYNPPLRALQDGTDGYNGVYKYSSSSSFPNQPTAGKGGANYWVDVVFTP; encoded by the coding sequence ATGAAAAGGGGAAAAGAGGAAATGGGAGGAAGTGTTCTTTACAGTAATCTATGCCCGGCGACATCAGCCAGAGCAAAAACCGCTATTCCAGGGAAGAAGGAAGCTCTCACAGGCCCCACCATGCGAGGGAGAAAGATCTGGCGCAGATTTCTGTCATTAAACACAGCTCGTAGGCTTACGTTTTCGTCACTTGTATCTTACTGTGGAGTGGCTTTATTCAAGGCGGTTTTCTTGCGCATGGCAGAAGCAATTCTCCTTGCTTTATTCATCAGTGGAATAATGAATGCGGATGTATCGGCCACGTCGATTCAGTATGTCAGCACCCTTGGGGAGAGTGGTATTTCCGGTTCTGACAACAGCCATTTTAATCTTCCGTCAGGAGTGGCGGTGGACAACTCCGGCAATCTCTATGTTGCGGATACGTATAACTGGCGCATCCAGAAATTCAATTCGGCTGGGGTCTATGTCAGCACCTTGGGTTTCTTTAATGATCCACTGGGAGTGGCGGTGGATAACTCCGGCAATCTCTATGTCGCCGATACAATTAACGATAGAATCGAGAAATTCAATTCCACAGGGGTTTATCTCAGCACGCTTGGTATTTCCGGTTCTGACGACAGCCATTTTAATCTTCCATCAGGAGTGGCGGTGGACAACTCGGGCAATCTCTATGTTGCCGACACGTGGAACCAGCGAATCCAGAAGTTTAACTCTGTGGGGGCCTATCTCGGCACCCTTGGGGTGACTGGTGCTGCCGGTTATGACAACTGCCATTTTTATTATCCGTCGGGAGTGGCGGTGGACAACTCCGGCAATCTCTATGTTGCCGATACGTTTAACCATCGCATCCAGAAGTTCGATGGGGCCTTCGGCATTTTGAAAACTGGGACGCCGCCAATCATTGACGGGGACTTATCAGAGTACCAGGATGCAAATACCATGGCGCTCTCTTTTCCCACAGGTGGGAATACCGCTACCGTCAGAGCCCTTTGGGATGATCAGGCGCTCTATCTCGCTTATGAGGTAACCGACACGCAATTAAATGCTTCGGTTACGACGAGAGACGGTGGTGTCTGGAATGACGACTCGGTAGAATGGTTCATAGACACCCTCGGTGACGGTGGAGGATCAGGCAATCCTAATGTGCCTTACATGCTTCCTGATGATTATCATGGCATCGTGAACATCTTGAATACCCAATATGATTCTCGGGGCACCGCTTCGGGGACGCCCACTTCATCATGGAACGGCACCTGGCAGTCAGCGGTCAAAGTATACGGGACGATCAACAACAATACGGACACTGATACAAAGTATACTGTTGAGATAAGAATCCCTTGGACTTCTATCGGACTTTCCAATGCGCCGGCAGCTGATTCAGCCCTACGAATGAGTTTTGCTGTCAATGATAAAAATGCCGACTCTTACACATCTGTTATGTGGCCGAACATTACTACAGGCGCTTTTGAGAATGCGTCTCTCTGGCAGACCGTTAAACTTTCAAGCGTTCTTGCGAGTGGAGGCATTACAGGGCGAGTGACTGATGCGAACGGCATAGGTATACAAGACGTGTATGTTGATATATACGATGGCGTCTCGACGTATTACGGTGCTTGGACAGATGCGAATGGCTATTACAGTGCAGTTCTTCCGAATGGAAGCTATATAGTCAGGTTTGATAAACTGGGATATTTAACAGAATGGTACAATGACAAGGCAGATCAAAGTAGTGCCGACTTGATCACTGTAACTGCGCCATATGCAACAACAGGGATAGATGCCGTATTAAGAAGGCTCGGCAGTATATCTGGAAGGGTCACAAATGCCGACGGCCTTGGCATCCCTGTTCAGATATCCGCTTATAACGGTACAGCATGGTATTCGACTAAAGCTGACGAGCAGGGCTATTACACAATCTTGGGGATACCGACGGGAAGCTATAAGGTCTTTTTTCAAGAAGGTCATGGATTCAATCCTTATACCCCCCCCCCACAATACAAATATAAGGGCCAATGGTACAACAACAAGACGAATTTCCCAGACGCCGACCTTGTGACAGTTACTGAGCCATATGATAAAGGAGGAATCAATGCTGTACTGGAATCCTTGACGAAGACATCGGCTGCAACCCTGTTTGTAGCGCCACAGGGTTCGTGTGGCGGGAACACGCCATGTTTTTCCTCGATTCAGACTGCACTTGACAGCATTGATTGGTCCGTCTCTGGGTCAAGAACAATTAAGGTTGCTCAAGGGATATACTATGAATATATACAGTTGGGCGGAATAGGTGCGACTCTTGAAGGCGGTTGGGATTCTACATTTACATCAAGGTCTCAAGACCCCTCTCTAACTATTATCGATGGCCTTAAAGACACAGTCTTTGATATTTTCGACGTCACCGTTAGTGTCAGTGGTTTTACAATCCGAAATGGAAGTATCGGAATACTTTGTAACAATGCTGGCCTTTCACTAACTAATAGTATTATTACCGGCCATACCAATTACGGTATAGTCATCTCTTCATTTTTTGAGCCTGCGATAGGACCCAAAACCGCGCTTGGAACCCTCACTAACAGCGTCATATATGGAAACGGTGTAGGGATATATGTCACATCGTACAGGGGAGGCGACTCTTATACGGGCGTGACTTTGGTGAACAACACAATTGTTAAGAACTCCTCCAATGGGGTTGAAACATTGGGTTGGTTTGATGAACACGGTCATTACGGTCTGCGAGAGGGGCTCGAAATGACCGCCGTTAATAGCATAATATGGGGCAATAGCGCGCATAACTTATTCATAAATGATGTTTGCCAACCGTGGTCAACTTGTCCGCCAAGTATAACCATCTCATACTCCGACATAGGAGATATCACAGGAGCAACCTATACTGACTCAGGAGGCAATATCAGTGCAGATCCACTCTTTGTAAACGCTGCTGCAGGCGACTTCCGATTGACCGCGGGCTCACCCTGCATCGATACTGGGACAAATGATGGTGCTCCCACATCTGATATTATGGGATACCCCAGACCATCGGATGGAAACGGTGATGGTATGGCCATAACAGATATGGGTGCCTACGAGTACCCTACAATTCTTCCGTTCACTATAACCACTGCTCCTTCCGGAATCCTGATCACTGTGGATGGCACTACCTATACAGCCCCTAAGACCTTCTACTGGCCAGAAGGCTCTAACCACGCGCTCAGTGTAACCTCTCCCAAAGATGGTGGGCCAGGAACACAATATGCATTTTCTTCATGGAGTGACAATGGTCCACAAACGCATACGATTATAACGCCAGCATCGGCGATGACGTACACTGCCAATTTTACGACTCAATATGAACTTACCACCTCAGTAAGCCCGTCGGGGGCTGGTAGTATTAGCCCCAGCAGCGGCTTTTATGATTCAAGTGCGGCGCTTAGCCTGAGCGCTGCGTCCAACACCGGCTATGTCTTCAGTTCTTGGAGCGGAGACTGTTCCGGTACAAGCAATTCAACAATGGTAACTATGACCGCTCCCAAGACATGCACCGCCACCTTTACCCTCAGGACCTCTACGTATAGCATCTGGAGTAACACAGTGACACCGACCTACACATCGGTCAATGACCTCAATGCCGTGGAAGTGGGGGTGAAATTCCGGTCTGATACGAACGGCTATATCACAGGAATACGCTTTTACAAGGGAGCGGGGAACACCGGCACCCATATCGGCAATCTCTGGACGAGCACGGGAACACTCCTTGGGAGCGTGACCTTCACCAATGAGACAACCTCAGGCTGGCAGCAGGCTACCTTGACGAACCCTGTTGCGATCACGGCGAACATGACGTATGTTGCATCCTATCATACGAATACCGGGCATTATGCCTGGGACGGTACGTCATTCGCCACTTCCAGCGTTTACAATCCACCCCTTCGGGCCTTGCAGGACGGGACGGATGGCTACAACGGTGTCTATAAATACAGTTCAAGCAGCAGTTTCCCGAATCAGCCGACGGCCGGTAAAGGTGGAGCCAACTACTGGGTGGATGTCGTGTTTACGCCTTAG
- a CDS encoding type II toxin-antitoxin system HicB family antitoxin: MKYTVVVNKTEYGYDVHCPALPGCHSQGETLEEAIENIKDAITTYLHMIEEETKDSTVYHVEVPA, translated from the coding sequence ATGAAATACACAGTAGTCGTTAACAAGACCGAATACGGATATGATGTACACTGTCCGGCGTTGCCCGGATGCCACAGCCAAGGTGAAACGCTTGAAGAAGCCATCGAGAATATCAAAGATGCCATCACGACGTACCTTCACATGATTGAAGAGGAGACAAAGGACTCCACTGTGTATCATGTAGAGGTACCCGCATAG
- a CDS encoding type II toxin-antitoxin system HicA family toxin, translating to MIFTDVSAERAVRAFSKVGFRTVTRGKHIGMSDGTHRITIPDHKRLNPYTLKAIIKDAGLTDEEFKELL from the coding sequence GTGATTTTCACTGATGTCTCTGCTGAGCGGGCAGTAAGAGCATTCAGCAAGGTTGGATTCAGAACAGTCACTCGCGGCAAGCACATCGGCATGTCCGACGGGACTCACCGTATAACGATTCCTGACCATAAAAGACTGAATCCCTATACCCTCAAAGCTATCATCAAAGATGCCGGGCTGACCGACGAGGAATTCAAAGAACTTCTTTAG
- a CDS encoding LytTR family DNA-binding domain-containing protein, whose product MKTSPPTRLFVATLSEVTPPKHFPKRRVTDHVRLPIVEKGGVSFVDPETVCFIGCEGNYCRISTDEKTFHIRGVLKEIIKKYAGASLLRVHRSYALNPDRVALLRKEANGTGTAFFDSKKLGPVPVSKRAMGLLRERWKGKG is encoded by the coding sequence TTGAAGACCTCTCCCCCGACCCGTCTCTTTGTCGCGACCCTCTCAGAAGTGACGCCGCCAAAGCACTTCCCGAAGCGGAGAGTGACGGACCACGTCAGGCTGCCCATCGTCGAGAAAGGCGGTGTGTCCTTTGTTGACCCTGAGACGGTCTGCTTCATCGGCTGCGAGGGCAACTACTGCAGGATCTCTACCGATGAAAAGACATTCCACATCCGGGGCGTTCTTAAAGAGATTATCAAGAAGTACGCAGGAGCAAGTCTCCTTAGGGTCCACCGAAGTTATGCCCTGAATCCGGACCGCGTAGCTCTGCTGAGAAAGGAAGCGAATGGGACAGGGACAGCCTTCTTCGACAGCAAGAAGCTTGGCCCTGTTCCCGTTTCAAAGAGGGCTATGGGTCTCCTTAGGGAGCGTTGGAAGGGGAAGGGTTAG
- a CDS encoding DUF362 domain-containing protein encodes MNRREFLKLAAASGIGLSLPLGLDTLYDTTEAAMNTDLVVAHGTSPARITRAALDAVGGMKRFVSRGDIVVVKPNMAWDRLPEQAANTNPEVVATVVALCYEAGAKKVKLFDRPVNDPRRSYVQSGIPEAVKAFGAEVEYTDDRKFREMKIGGEAIKSWPLYADIFEADKIINIPIAKHHSLANLTMSMKNWMGVMGGLRRSIHQRLDESLADLTLVIKPTLTVLDAVRILTANGPQGGDLTDVKRLDTVVVGVDQVAIDSYGATLFGMKGSDLGYVRIADKRGLGTMDLGKLKIRKINL; translated from the coding sequence GTGAACAGGCGGGAGTTTTTGAAGCTGGCTGCAGCGAGCGGTATCGGTCTTTCCCTTCCCCTCGGTCTCGACACCTTGTACGATACCACAGAGGCTGCCATGAATACGGACCTTGTAGTTGCTCACGGTACATCTCCCGCAAGGATTACGAGGGCCGCTCTTGATGCGGTGGGAGGAATGAAGAGGTTTGTTTCGAGAGGGGACATCGTCGTTGTGAAGCCGAACATGGCCTGGGACAGGCTGCCCGAGCAGGCGGCGAATACGAACCCTGAGGTTGTGGCGACGGTTGTGGCCCTCTGTTACGAGGCAGGAGCAAAGAAGGTGAAGCTCTTCGACAGACCTGTCAATGACCCGAGGAGAAGCTATGTTCAGAGCGGCATTCCTGAGGCCGTCAAAGCTTTTGGGGCCGAGGTCGAATACACAGACGACAGGAAATTCAGGGAGATGAAGATAGGAGGTGAGGCGATCAAGTCCTGGCCTCTCTATGCGGACATTTTTGAAGCCGATAAAATCATCAATATCCCGATCGCAAAGCATCACAGCCTTGCAAATCTTACGATGTCAATGAAGAACTGGATGGGCGTTATGGGTGGACTGCGGAGATCCATACACCAGAGGCTCGATGAGAGCCTTGCAGACCTTACCCTGGTTATCAAGCCCACGCTTACGGTCCTCGATGCGGTGAGGATACTCACGGCAAATGGTCCGCAGGGCGGAGACCTTACGGACGTAAAAAGGCTCGATACCGTAGTTGTCGGCGTTGATCAGGTGGCGATCGATTCGTATGGGGCAACGCTCTTCGGCATGAAGGGGAGCGATTTGGGATATGTGAGAATTGCCGACAAGCGCGGTCTCGGCACCATGGACCTTGGGAAGCTGAAGATCAGGAAGATTAACCTTTAG
- a CDS encoding 4Fe-4S binding protein — MQNLRRVTQAAFLLFFLFLFVQTEAKGNDELGYPVRFFLDFDPLIFSTTILSAHAVAKAFYLSVTMIAATLLLGRVFCGWVCPLGTLNNLVASLKTRRSRPFGRDWYRLKYLILIFLLASSLLTMQLVGIMDPLSLLIRSFSISVYPLFNYGTRAFFDGVYNSDVKGLVRVSESAYSLIKKTVLSFQQPFYKQNLFIGVIFLAILGLNLIEKRFWCRYLCPLGAFLGILSRSSLLKRSVSEGCNSCGVCATVCQGNAMPDRKEKWRMSECLYCWNCDDICPQKAVGFGFVRRKTAGMDLGRRRVITSMLSGIVAVPFIRSNPFSKTAYSNPTLVRPPGSLSEKEFLKRCVKCGECMKVCITNGLQPALFEAGLEGIWSPLLVPRMGYCEYRCTLCGQVCPTGAIKRLSLEEKARTKIGLAMIDKGRCLPYAHARPCIVCEEVCPTPKKAIWLENATVKDRAGQEIAVKQPKVDLELCIGCGICEAKCPVIDRPAIYVTSVGESRSKENQLLLS, encoded by the coding sequence ATGCAGAACCTCAGGAGAGTTACGCAGGCAGCATTCCTGCTTTTTTTCCTCTTCCTTTTCGTCCAGACCGAGGCGAAGGGAAATGACGAACTGGGTTATCCGGTTAGGTTCTTTCTTGATTTCGATCCCCTCATCTTCTCGACGACAATCCTCTCAGCTCATGCCGTTGCAAAGGCCTTTTATCTTTCCGTTACTATGATAGCTGCCACGCTCCTTCTCGGAAGGGTCTTCTGCGGATGGGTATGCCCCCTGGGAACATTGAACAACCTTGTCGCTTCTTTGAAAACAAGGCGATCCCGACCATTCGGCAGGGACTGGTACAGGCTGAAGTATCTTATCCTCATCTTTCTTCTTGCATCCTCCCTCCTTACCATGCAGCTGGTCGGCATCATGGACCCCCTCTCACTTCTCATCAGATCTTTTTCGATAAGCGTTTATCCCTTGTTTAATTACGGCACAAGGGCTTTTTTTGATGGGGTCTATAACTCAGACGTCAAGGGCCTAGTGAGGGTCTCTGAATCGGCCTATTCCCTTATAAAAAAAACAGTCCTTTCTTTCCAGCAGCCCTTCTATAAGCAGAACCTCTTTATCGGCGTTATTTTTCTTGCAATCCTCGGTCTCAATCTCATCGAAAAGAGATTCTGGTGCAGATACCTCTGCCCGCTGGGAGCATTTCTCGGCATCCTCTCGCGGTCCTCCCTTCTCAAGCGTTCCGTGAGTGAGGGGTGCAATTCATGCGGCGTATGCGCCACAGTCTGTCAAGGCAATGCAATGCCTGACAGGAAGGAGAAGTGGAGGATGTCTGAATGTCTTTACTGCTGGAACTGTGACGACATCTGTCCACAGAAGGCAGTTGGTTTTGGGTTTGTGAGACGGAAGACGGCAGGTATGGATCTCGGGAGAAGGAGGGTGATCACATCGATGCTTTCAGGAATTGTGGCGGTGCCTTTCATACGGTCGAACCCCTTCTCGAAAACAGCCTATTCCAATCCCACGCTTGTAAGGCCTCCAGGGTCTCTCAGTGAAAAGGAGTTCCTCAAGAGATGCGTAAAATGCGGCGAGTGCATGAAGGTCTGCATCACGAACGGATTACAACCCGCGCTTTTTGAGGCAGGCCTTGAGGGAATATGGTCTCCTCTCCTCGTACCGAGGATGGGGTATTGTGAGTACCGCTGCACTCTCTGCGGCCAGGTCTGCCCCACGGGCGCAATAAAGAGATTGAGTCTGGAGGAGAAGGCCAGGACAAAGATCGGCCTTGCCATGATCGACAAGGGGCGATGCCTTCCTTACGCCCACGCAAGACCGTGCATTGTCTGTGAAGAGGTATGTCCGACGCCGAAGAAGGCCATATGGCTTGAGAACGCTACCGTAAAGGACAGAGCAGGGCAAGAGATAGCAGTGAAGCAGCCGAAGGTAGATCTGGAACTCTGCATCGGGTGTGGAATATGTGAGGCAAAATGTCCTGTAATCGATCGGCCCGCGATATACGTAACGAGCGTCGGCGAGTCGAGGTCAAAGGAGAATCAACTCTTATTGTCATGA
- a CDS encoding DUF3786 domain-containing protein codes for MNSLEIYKLLPKKNCGECVSKTCMSFALFLKTNPEAIDQCRYVEPANLGKLQSTLVQSDWRDELIGSLRREISGLDLEEIAKDIGGNIRDKRIIIRCIGVDYAMEKDGTIVPDGGNKWITILLLNYIRNMGKGDFTGKWISFSELKGGFVKAASFIRECEEPLRELMDGNSEGVVAALEGLKARPVAGYPADHAWSIDLLPRVRCLIIYRSADEEFPSSLNILFDGITGQFIDVESLVFLCEGLVHTLTTLLKK; via the coding sequence ATGAACTCCCTCGAAATTTATAAGCTCCTGCCGAAGAAAAACTGCGGGGAGTGTGTCTCGAAGACCTGCATGTCCTTCGCCCTTTTTCTCAAGACCAACCCCGAGGCCATCGACCAGTGCAGGTACGTCGAACCAGCGAATCTCGGCAAGTTGCAGTCTACGCTTGTACAGAGCGACTGGCGTGACGAGCTCATTGGCTCCCTGAGAAGAGAGATATCCGGTCTTGACCTTGAGGAGATCGCGAAAGATATCGGAGGGAATATCAGGGATAAGAGAATTATCATCCGGTGCATCGGCGTTGATTATGCCATGGAGAAGGACGGCACAATCGTGCCTGACGGGGGAAATAAATGGATCACGATACTCCTCCTCAATTATATAAGAAACATGGGAAAGGGCGACTTTACCGGCAAATGGATATCTTTTTCTGAACTGAAGGGAGGGTTTGTCAAGGCGGCCTCCTTCATTAGAGAGTGCGAAGAGCCGTTAAGGGAACTTATGGACGGGAATTCTGAAGGGGTGGTTGCGGCCCTCGAAGGTCTAAAGGCACGTCCCGTTGCCGGCTACCCGGCGGATCATGCATGGAGCATCGATCTGCTGCCCAGGGTGAGGTGTCTCATAATCTATCGTTCGGCAGATGAGGAATTCCCTTCATCCCTGAACATCCTCTTCGACGGCATTACCGGTCAGTTTATCGATGTGGAATCTCTCGTCTTTCTCTGTGAGGGACTCGTTCACACCTTGACGACGCTTCTTAAGAAGTGA
- a CDS encoding arsenate reductase ArsC, producing MPAKANLKVLFLCTANSCRSQMAEGLARELGKGLLEPYSAGLIAAGVHPRAVAAMKEIGIDISGQSSKGVDYNLLNAVDVVVTLCTQAEEVCPPLPPHIRRLHWPIKDPVGTMGPEERIMKEFRRARDEIKKRVLQLLKEIRGTLTS from the coding sequence ATGCCCGCGAAAGCAAATTTGAAGGTACTGTTTTTATGCACAGCCAACTCCTGCAGGAGCCAGATGGCCGAGGGGCTTGCCAGAGAACTCGGGAAAGGGCTTTTGGAACCTTACAGCGCCGGCCTCATCGCCGCAGGTGTGCATCCGAGGGCCGTTGCAGCAATGAAGGAGATCGGAATAGATATATCGGGGCAGAGTTCCAAAGGAGTCGATTATAATCTCCTCAACGCCGTGGATGTCGTCGTTACCCTCTGCACTCAGGCTGAAGAAGTCTGCCCTCCGTTGCCACCCCATATAAGGCGTCTGCATTGGCCCATAAAAGACCCTGTGGGTACGATGGGCCCAGAAGAAAGGATTATGAAGGAGTTCAGACGTGCAAGGGATGAGATAAAGAAAAGAGTGCTTCAGCTGTTGAAAGAGATCAGAGGAACGCTCACTTCTTAA
- the rsmD gene encoding 16S rRNA (guanine(966)-N(2))-methyltransferase RsmD, giving the protein MRISGGSAKGRKVGARKAFSRKTGDDELRPTSSKVREAIGDILQSNLTGSSFLDLYAGTGAVGIEALSRGAGRVVFVESNDLRVKLIRELISEFHFEARSRVTKAKAYDFVEKTPRDHGGYDIVFLDPPYSSEELMKILPLIGEGGIVKDKGLVLVEHFFKRSLPDIINGLHLLKVYRYGDTSLSLYQKVKT; this is encoded by the coding sequence ATGAGGATTTCCGGTGGGTCGGCAAAGGGAAGAAAGGTCGGAGCGAGAAAGGCTTTTTCTCGTAAAACCGGCGATGATGAACTGAGACCAACATCATCGAAGGTGAGAGAGGCGATTGGCGACATCTTGCAGAGTAACCTTACCGGTTCCTCCTTCCTCGACCTCTATGCCGGAACAGGAGCAGTAGGCATCGAGGCGCTGAGCCGAGGAGCGGGGAGAGTTGTTTTTGTCGAGTCCAATGACCTGCGGGTGAAGCTCATCAGAGAGCTTATCTCAGAATTTCATTTTGAGGCGCGTTCAAGAGTTACAAAGGCAAAGGCGTACGACTTCGTCGAAAAAACTCCGCGTGACCACGGGGGGTATGATATCGTCTTCCTTGACCCGCCTTATTCTTCGGAAGAACTCATGAAGATCCTTCCCCTTATCGGAGAAGGCGGCATCGTTAAGGATAAAGGCTTAGTCCTCGTCGAGCATTTCTTCAAGCGATCCCTTCCGGACATCATCAACGGGCTTCATCTTTTGAAGGTCTACCGGTACGGTGATACTTCGCTCTCACTTTACCAGAAGGTGAAGACGTGA
- the coaD gene encoding pantetheine-phosphate adenylyltransferase produces MRLAICPGTFDPITNGHLDLVLRAQRIFDEVIIAAALNPKKEPLFSIEERLHLIRESIRDLKNVRVESFSGLLVEYARSKSCIAIIRGLRAISDFEYELQMALMNRRLDVDIETVFLMPSEEYSFLSSTIVKEAASLGGSIRGLVPDVVEKALREKFRETAGSR; encoded by the coding sequence GTGAGACTAGCGATCTGCCCCGGCACCTTCGATCCCATAACGAATGGCCACCTCGACCTCGTATTGAGGGCTCAGAGGATCTTTGACGAAGTCATAATCGCTGCAGCCCTCAATCCGAAGAAGGAGCCCCTCTTTTCCATTGAGGAGCGCCTCCATCTGATACGTGAGTCCATCAGAGATCTGAAGAATGTCAGAGTAGAATCGTTTTCAGGGCTCCTCGTGGAATATGCAAGATCAAAGAGCTGTATAGCGATCATCAGGGGATTGAGGGCTATATCTGACTTTGAGTATGAACTCCAGATGGCGCTCATGAACAGAAGGCTCGACGTGGACATCGAGACGGTCTTCCTCATGCCTTCGGAGGAATACTCCTTTCTTTCATCGACGATCGTAAAAGAGGCTGCCTCATTGGGTGGCTCCATCAGGGGACTCGTACCGGATGTCGTGGAGAAGGCCCTGAGGGAGAAATTCAGAGAGACCGCAGGATCACGGTAA